The following are from one region of the Veillonella nakazawae genome:
- the pcrA gene encoding DNA helicase PcrA → MNSLLTGLNKEQQQAVQHTEGPLLILAGAGSGKTKVLTVRIAHLLAQGVNPYEILAITFTNKAAKEMKSRVEGLVGDVANRIWLSTFHSFCAKFLRFELDNFLGYNSNFTIYDTSDSQAVIKAALKALNLDDKYYPVGAMIGAISDAKNKLLFASDFRKQARDFYQQKVADVYEYYERELRKNNALDFDDLLLVAVKLLQSNEAVLDKYSKRFRYVMIDEYQDTNHAQYLLAKLLASHWKNIAVVGDADQSIYAWRGADIQNILDFEKDYPNCTSIKLEQNYRSTKIILDAANAVIENNEGRPKKNLWTDKTEGAKIQHFTAQSEHEEAAFIGDTIAKKHDIHGVPYGDMAILYRTNAQSRVLEEALIKRALPYTMVGGTKFYDRKEIKDVLAYLRVLYNPFDDLSLLRIINVPKRSIGATTVAKLQDYARANGTSLFMTLTQLHLVDTIKGKTKEKLEEFGILIFTLVAEMEDKTVLDILESILDRTGYLAQLEESTDPQDQARAENIGELLSVAKDFQDTNPNGTVEDFLEQVALVNDVDSFEQEESKVTLMTLHAAKGLEFPIVFLGGLEEGLFPHSRTLMNPEEIEEERRLAYVGITRAEKELYISNATTRTVFGRTSSYLPSRFIDEIPEELVDGLRAKRKVPDDIKRHVPQHMSVTSRPVTKPIVRNEVIADWKVGDTAIHSKWGNGKVINVAGEGAGMKLTIEFPTQGVRVVMAKFAPVKKG, encoded by the coding sequence ATGAATTCATTACTAACAGGTTTAAATAAAGAGCAACAACAAGCCGTTCAACATACGGAAGGCCCTTTATTGATTTTAGCTGGTGCTGGATCTGGTAAAACAAAGGTGTTAACCGTTCGCATTGCACATTTATTGGCTCAAGGTGTTAATCCATATGAAATCTTGGCGATTACATTTACCAACAAAGCGGCTAAAGAGATGAAAAGCCGTGTAGAAGGTCTTGTTGGGGATGTAGCTAATCGCATTTGGCTTAGCACATTTCATAGCTTCTGTGCGAAATTCTTGCGTTTTGAATTAGATAACTTCTTAGGTTATAACAGTAATTTTACAATCTACGATACATCTGACTCGCAAGCTGTTATTAAGGCCGCTTTAAAAGCATTAAACCTCGACGATAAATACTATCCTGTAGGTGCTATGATTGGTGCCATATCTGATGCAAAAAATAAATTGTTATTTGCCTCAGATTTTAGAAAGCAAGCGAGAGACTTTTACCAACAAAAGGTTGCTGATGTATATGAGTATTATGAACGAGAATTGCGTAAGAATAATGCTTTAGATTTTGATGATCTATTATTAGTGGCCGTAAAATTATTACAGTCTAATGAGGCTGTGTTAGATAAATATAGCAAGCGTTTTCGTTATGTTATGATCGACGAGTATCAAGATACGAACCATGCTCAATATTTATTGGCTAAATTATTAGCCTCTCATTGGAAAAATATTGCCGTTGTAGGTGATGCTGATCAAAGTATTTACGCATGGCGTGGCGCAGATATTCAAAATATCTTGGACTTTGAAAAGGATTATCCGAACTGTACATCCATCAAGTTGGAACAAAACTATCGTTCTACAAAGATTATTCTTGATGCAGCCAATGCGGTAATTGAAAATAATGAAGGTCGTCCTAAGAAAAATTTATGGACAGATAAGACAGAAGGGGCTAAAATTCAGCATTTTACGGCTCAGTCTGAACATGAAGAAGCTGCTTTCATCGGCGATACTATCGCTAAAAAGCACGATATTCATGGTGTGCCTTATGGTGATATGGCTATTTTGTACCGTACAAATGCTCAATCTCGTGTACTTGAAGAAGCGCTGATTAAACGGGCTCTGCCATATACGATGGTAGGGGGCACGAAGTTCTATGATCGTAAAGAAATTAAGGACGTTTTAGCTTACTTACGTGTGTTATATAATCCATTCGATGATTTGAGCTTATTGCGTATCATCAATGTACCTAAGCGTAGTATTGGTGCTACTACAGTGGCAAAACTACAAGATTATGCTCGTGCAAATGGCACGTCCTTGTTTATGACATTAACACAGCTGCATCTAGTAGATACGATTAAAGGTAAGACAAAGGAAAAGTTAGAGGAATTTGGTATCCTTATCTTTACTCTCGTAGCTGAAATGGAAGATAAAACTGTACTTGATATCTTAGAATCTATTCTCGATAGAACCGGATACTTGGCACAATTAGAAGAGAGTACAGATCCACAAGATCAGGCTCGCGCTGAGAATATCGGTGAACTTTTATCTGTAGCTAAAGACTTCCAAGATACAAATCCAAATGGTACAGTGGAAGACTTCTTGGAACAAGTAGCACTCGTAAATGATGTTGATTCTTTCGAGCAAGAAGAGTCTAAAGTTACATTGATGACATTACATGCTGCGAAAGGTTTGGAATTCCCTATTGTATTCTTAGGTGGCTTGGAGGAAGGTTTATTCCCTCATAGTCGCACCTTGATGAATCCTGAGGAAATTGAAGAGGAACGCCGCCTTGCTTATGTAGGTATTACTCGTGCTGAAAAGGAATTATATATTTCTAATGCCACTACGCGTACCGTATTTGGACGGACTAGCAGCTATTTACCATCTCGTTTTATCGATGAAATTCCAGAAGAGTTAGTAGATGGTTTGCGTGCTAAGCGTAAAGTACCTGATGATATTAAGCGTCATGTGCCGCAACATATGAGTGTCACAAGCCGACCAGTTACAAAGCCAATCGTTCGCAATGAAGTAATTGCCGATTGGAAGGTTGGTGATACGGCTATTCATAGCAAGTGGGGCAATGGTAAAGTCATCAATGTTGCCGGCGAAGGGGCTGGTATGAAGCTGACAATTGAATTCCCCACACAAGGTGTACGTGTAGTAATGGCAAAATTTGCACCTGTTAAGAAGGGATAA
- the ligA gene encoding NAD-dependent DNA ligase LigA has protein sequence MNPKDRIKELQQELTHAQYLYYVKDAPTMSDFEYDKKYRELVDLETAHPEYIVSSSPTQRVGMKVEGSFEKVVHGRPMLSLSNVFSADEVRAFASRVEKELGHKPSAYVVELKIDGLAVNLHYENGMFVRAVTRGDGRIGEDVTANVRTIKSIPLYLENAPEFIEVRGEAYMPHSEFKRINEERDEEGLPTFVNPRNAAAGSLRQQDPAITASRNLAFFAYAIGSEVGANIHSQEELLQSLETFKFSVNPHYRVCKTIDEVIEAINYWGEKRHELPYDTDGMVIKVNGFDDQEVLGSTAKDPKWATAYKYPPEEVETVLKDITINVGRTGVLTPTGELESVFVSGTNVSRVTLHNQDFINEKDIRIGDHVIIHKAAEIIPEVIRVVPEKRTGSEVPFTIPNRCPVCDSPAVRREGEAAVRCTNKHCPAIEKEQIIHFASRDAMNIDGLGPSIVENLINNKLITNVVDLYHLTVDQLVTMDRMGKKSAENLVKAIADSKTRGLDRVLYGLGIRLIGSKAAGTIANVVKSMERFMTITKEELVAVEEIGPTMADSIVEYRQDPAHVEIIEGLTAAGLKMTVDVVEAAGNQMEGEIVVLTGKLEVMGRSEAGKILEAHGAKVTGSVSKKTTLVIAGEDSGSKLTKANELGIRVMNEEEFVELLKELGELN, from the coding sequence ATGAATCCGAAAGATAGAATTAAAGAGTTACAACAAGAGCTAACTCATGCGCAGTATTTATACTACGTAAAAGATGCTCCTACAATGAGTGACTTTGAATATGATAAAAAATATCGTGAGCTTGTTGATTTGGAAACCGCTCATCCTGAATATATTGTGTCATCTTCTCCAACACAACGGGTAGGTATGAAGGTGGAAGGTTCCTTTGAAAAGGTCGTTCATGGCCGTCCTATGTTGAGCTTATCTAATGTATTTAGTGCTGATGAAGTACGTGCATTTGCTAGTCGTGTAGAGAAGGAATTAGGTCATAAGCCTTCTGCTTATGTGGTAGAACTTAAAATCGATGGTTTAGCTGTTAATTTGCACTATGAGAACGGCATGTTTGTACGTGCCGTAACACGTGGTGATGGTCGCATTGGTGAAGACGTAACTGCTAATGTGCGTACTATTAAATCCATTCCTTTATATCTAGAGAATGCGCCAGAATTTATCGAGGTTCGCGGTGAAGCGTATATGCCTCATAGCGAATTTAAACGTATAAATGAAGAACGTGACGAAGAGGGCTTGCCTACCTTCGTAAATCCTCGTAATGCAGCAGCCGGTTCTTTGCGTCAACAAGATCCTGCCATTACGGCTAGTCGTAATTTAGCATTCTTTGCCTATGCAATCGGTTCTGAAGTGGGGGCTAATATTCATAGCCAAGAGGAATTGCTACAAAGTCTAGAAACGTTCAAGTTTTCTGTAAATCCTCATTACCGCGTATGCAAAACAATTGACGAGGTCATAGAGGCTATTAATTATTGGGGTGAAAAGCGCCATGAGTTGCCATACGATACAGATGGTATGGTAATTAAGGTTAATGGTTTTGATGACCAAGAGGTACTTGGCAGTACTGCGAAGGATCCTAAATGGGCAACAGCGTACAAATATCCTCCAGAAGAGGTAGAAACCGTTCTTAAGGATATTACTATCAATGTAGGACGTACAGGTGTTCTTACGCCAACAGGCGAGCTTGAATCCGTATTCGTATCTGGTACGAATGTAAGTCGTGTAACATTACATAATCAAGACTTTATCAATGAAAAGGATATTCGCATTGGTGACCACGTTATCATTCACAAGGCGGCTGAAATTATTCCAGAAGTTATCCGCGTAGTTCCAGAAAAACGTACTGGTTCTGAGGTGCCTTTCACCATTCCAAATCGCTGTCCAGTATGTGACTCTCCGGCAGTTCGTCGTGAAGGTGAAGCCGCTGTTCGTTGTACTAATAAACACTGTCCAGCCATTGAAAAAGAACAAATTATCCATTTTGCATCTCGCGATGCTATGAATATAGATGGCCTTGGTCCTAGCATTGTAGAAAACTTGATTAATAATAAGTTAATTACTAATGTGGTGGATTTATATCATTTAACAGTAGATCAACTAGTTACCATGGATCGGATGGGTAAGAAATCTGCAGAGAATTTGGTGAAAGCCATCGCAGACTCTAAAACTCGTGGATTAGACCGCGTATTGTATGGCCTCGGTATTCGCCTAATTGGATCTAAAGCAGCCGGCACAATTGCTAACGTTGTGAAATCTATGGAACGATTCATGACAATTACTAAAGAAGAACTCGTTGCAGTAGAAGAAATCGGTCCTACTATGGCTGATAGTATTGTTGAATACCGTCAAGATCCTGCTCATGTAGAGATCATTGAAGGTTTAACAGCGGCAGGACTTAAAATGACTGTAGATGTTGTTGAAGCAGCAGGCAACCAAATGGAAGGTGAAATTGTCGTTCTCACAGGTAAACTTGAAGTTATGGGGCGCAGTGAAGCTGGTAAGATTCTTGAAGCTCATGGGGCTAAGGTTACAGGTTCCGTATCTAAGAAAACAACCCTTGTTATTGCTGGCGAAGACAGTGGTAGTAAGCTTACTAAAGCAAATGAATTGGGTATTCGTGTTATGAATGAAGAAGAGTTTGTAGAACTATTAAAAGAATTAGGAGAACTTAATTAA
- the gatC gene encoding Asp-tRNA(Asn)/Glu-tRNA(Gln) amidotransferase subunit GatC, whose translation MKISQEEIKKIALLSRLEVKEEHMEHVEKELSDILTYVAELDALELDGVEPMAHAVPLHNVFREDETKPSLDHDLALSNAPEAEDGYFKVPRVVQE comes from the coding sequence ATGAAAATCAGCCAAGAGGAAATAAAAAAAATCGCCTTACTTTCACGCTTGGAAGTTAAGGAAGAACATATGGAACATGTAGAAAAAGAGTTGTCCGACATCTTGACTTATGTTGCTGAACTAGATGCATTAGAACTTGATGGTGTGGAGCCTATGGCTCATGCAGTACCATTGCACAATGTATTTAGAGAGGATGAAACAAAACCATCCCTTGATCATGATTTAGCTTTATCCAATGCTCCAGAAGCAGAGGATGGGTACTTTAAAGTACCTCGCGTTGTACAAGAATAG
- the gatA gene encoding Asp-tRNA(Asn)/Glu-tRNA(Gln) amidotransferase subunit GatA has product MATIHELHKKLVNKEISAVELTNAVIAHKAKVEPTVHAYLSDSHDRALATAKLVDEAIAKGEAISPLAGIPGAIKDNICIKDEPATCASKMLENFVPPYNASVIERLQDNHYISLGKLNMDEFAMGGSTENSALAKTSNPWNADCVPGGSSGGSAAAVSSGSAIWALGSDTGGSIRQPASFCGVVGLKPTYGNVSRYGLIAFASSLDQIGPVTRDVTDAALVLNAISGHDAKDSTSIPGTRVDYTTALVNDVKNLKIGVPKEFFGEGLNSEVRKAVEEAIETYKKLGAEIVEVSLPNSKYALSAYYIIALAEASSNLARYDGVSYGMRVPADNLVDMSTKTRTEGFGPEVQRRILLGTYVLSAGYYDAYYLKALKVRRLIKNEFDEAFSKVDLILTPTAPNTSYKFGEKANDPLAMYLEDICTVPANLAGIPGISIPAGMSSNNLPIGLQLLGPAMGEETLLRAAFTFEQARPDCQLVAPTGEVSL; this is encoded by the coding sequence GTGGCAACAATTCATGAATTACACAAGAAACTAGTGAATAAAGAAATCAGCGCTGTTGAATTGACGAATGCTGTTATTGCACATAAAGCGAAAGTGGAACCGACTGTACATGCGTACTTATCCGATTCTCATGATCGTGCTTTGGCTACAGCTAAGCTTGTAGATGAAGCAATTGCTAAAGGTGAAGCTATTTCCCCATTGGCAGGTATTCCTGGTGCAATTAAAGATAATATTTGTATTAAAGATGAACCTGCAACATGTGCATCTAAAATGTTAGAAAACTTTGTGCCTCCATACAATGCATCAGTTATTGAACGTTTACAAGACAATCATTATATTAGCCTTGGTAAACTTAATATGGATGAATTCGCTATGGGTGGCTCTACAGAGAACTCTGCATTAGCTAAAACATCTAATCCTTGGAATGCTGATTGCGTACCAGGCGGTTCTTCTGGCGGTAGTGCAGCAGCTGTATCCAGCGGGTCTGCTATTTGGGCTCTCGGCTCTGATACAGGTGGGTCTATTCGTCAACCAGCATCCTTCTGTGGCGTTGTAGGTTTAAAACCAACATACGGAAATGTATCTCGTTATGGCTTAATTGCCTTCGCATCTTCTTTGGATCAAATTGGACCTGTTACACGTGATGTAACAGATGCAGCGTTAGTATTAAATGCAATCTCTGGTCACGATGCTAAAGATTCAACGTCCATTCCAGGCACTCGTGTAGACTACACTACAGCACTTGTAAATGATGTAAAAAATCTAAAAATTGGTGTACCTAAAGAATTCTTTGGTGAAGGTCTCAATAGCGAAGTTCGTAAAGCTGTGGAAGAAGCTATCGAAACATACAAAAAATTAGGAGCTGAAATCGTTGAGGTTTCCTTGCCTAATTCTAAATATGCATTGTCTGCATACTATATCATCGCATTGGCAGAAGCTAGCTCCAATTTGGCTCGTTATGACGGTGTAAGTTATGGTATGCGGGTACCTGCAGATAACTTAGTAGATATGTCTACTAAAACTCGCACAGAGGGCTTTGGTCCTGAAGTACAACGCCGTATCTTGTTAGGTACCTATGTATTGAGTGCTGGTTACTATGATGCTTATTATTTGAAAGCATTGAAAGTTCGTCGCCTTATTAAAAACGAATTTGACGAAGCATTCTCCAAGGTGGATTTGATTTTGACACCAACTGCACCTAATACATCCTACAAATTTGGTGAAAAAGCTAATGATCCATTGGCAATGTACTTAGAAGATATCTGTACAGTACCAGCAAATCTTGCAGGTATTCCAGGTATTAGCATCCCAGCAGGTATGAGTAGCAATAATTTGCCAATTGGCTTACAATTACTTGGCCCTGCTATGGGTGAAGAAACATTATTACGTGCTGCTTTCACATTTGAACAAGCACGTCCGGACTGTCAATTAGTAGCACCAACTGGGGAGGTTTCTCTATGA
- the gatB gene encoding Asp-tRNA(Asn)/Glu-tRNA(Gln) amidotransferase subunit GatB — MSSKYETVVGLEVHTELKTKSKIFCGCTTEFGGDQNTHVCPVCLGLPGAMPMLNKQVVEFAIKVGLALNCEILNFNKFDRKNYYYPDLPKNYQTSQYDLPICLNGHLDIEVNGETKRIGITRIHMEEDAGKLVHSGNTISDSKSSNVDYNRTGVPLLEIVSEPDIRSGAEARAYVEKLRSILQYLEVSDGRMEEGSLRGDCNVSVRLRGTKEFGTRTETKNVNSLTAIQKVVEYEALRQAKLIEAGGKVDQETRTWDDAQGITIGMRKKDEENDYRYFPEPDLVPIVITDEKIEEVRRALPELQDAKIERFVSEYGLSREDATILTVSRKTADFLDATVKAGADAKTVANWMLGDLSKMINESGLTFAESKVSPENLAGMIALIDKGTISGKIAKKVIVSMWESGKDADTIVKEEGLVQITDTGAIEEIVKQVIANNPQPVADFKGGNGKAIGFLVGQVMKESKGRANPGMVNQLLQKYLKD, encoded by the coding sequence ATGAGTAGTAAATACGAAACAGTCGTTGGTTTAGAGGTTCATACAGAGCTTAAGACTAAGTCTAAAATCTTCTGTGGTTGTACCACTGAATTCGGCGGCGATCAAAATACACATGTATGCCCAGTATGCCTTGGCTTACCTGGTGCTATGCCTATGTTAAATAAACAAGTAGTAGAATTTGCTATCAAAGTTGGTTTAGCATTGAATTGTGAAATTCTAAACTTCAATAAATTTGACCGTAAAAACTACTACTATCCAGATTTGCCTAAAAACTATCAAACATCTCAATATGATTTGCCAATTTGCTTAAATGGTCATTTGGACATTGAAGTAAATGGTGAAACTAAACGCATTGGTATTACGCGTATTCACATGGAAGAAGATGCAGGTAAACTCGTTCACAGTGGTAACACTATTTCCGATTCTAAATCTTCTAACGTTGACTACAACCGTACAGGTGTTCCTCTTCTTGAAATCGTATCTGAACCAGATATTCGTTCCGGTGCAGAAGCAAGAGCATATGTTGAAAAACTACGTTCCATCTTGCAATACTTAGAAGTATCTGACGGTCGTATGGAAGAAGGTTCCTTGCGTGGTGACTGTAACGTATCCGTACGTTTGCGCGGTACTAAAGAGTTTGGTACGCGTACAGAAACTAAGAATGTTAACTCCTTAACAGCTATTCAAAAGGTTGTTGAATATGAAGCCTTGCGTCAAGCTAAGTTGATCGAAGCTGGCGGTAAAGTAGATCAAGAAACACGTACTTGGGATGATGCTCAAGGCATTACGATTGGTATGCGTAAGAAAGATGAAGAAAACGATTACCGTTACTTCCCTGAACCAGATTTGGTACCAATTGTAATTACGGACGAAAAAATTGAAGAAGTACGCCGTGCGTTACCTGAATTGCAAGATGCTAAGATTGAACGCTTTGTATCTGAATATGGTTTGTCTCGTGAAGATGCAACAATCCTTACTGTATCTCGTAAAACTGCAGATTTCTTAGATGCTACTGTAAAAGCAGGTGCAGATGCTAAGACTGTGGCTAATTGGATGCTTGGTGACTTGTCCAAGATGATTAATGAAAGTGGTTTAACATTCGCTGAATCTAAAGTAAGCCCAGAAAACTTGGCTGGTATGATTGCCCTTATCGATAAAGGTACAATCTCTGGTAAAATTGCGAAAAAAGTTATCGTATCCATGTGGGAATCCGGCAAGGATGCTGATACTATCGTAAAAGAAGAAGGTCTTGTTCAAATCACAGATACTGGTGCTATTGAAGAAATTGTTAAGCAAGTTATTGCTAATAATCCACAACCAGTGGCAGATTTCAAAGGTGGCAATGGTAAAGCTATTGGCTTCTTAGTAGGTCAAGTTATGAAAGAATCTAAAGGCCGTGCTAACCCAGGTATGGTAAATCAATTGCTTCAAAAATACTTGAAAGACTAA
- a CDS encoding transcriptional regulator, with product MSDQHNTNNNQNTYRNNERSDSFGGNAHFGEPNTRVLSDDERRDFDGVTIEEVGDFVHVDSTPSNMNEEYQRSEEYNQYGPHVKVYSFNSTSWLSRIILIIILAVVLAAVVFFGGIILSVVGVVILVGAIVSFIFGLF from the coding sequence ATGTCTGATCAACACAATACAAATAACAATCAAAATACATATAGAAATAATGAACGTAGCGATAGCTTTGGTGGTAATGCTCACTTCGGAGAGCCAAATACACGAGTATTATCTGATGATGAACGCCGTGACTTTGATGGTGTAACTATTGAAGAGGTAGGAGATTTTGTTCATGTGGACTCTACACCTAGTAATATGAACGAAGAGTATCAACGCAGTGAAGAGTACAATCAATATGGCCCTCATGTTAAGGTGTATAGCTTTAATAGTACAAGCTGGCTTAGTCGCATCATTTTGATTATCATATTAGCTGTTGTTTTAGCAGCAGTTGTATTCTTCGGTGGCATTATTCTCTCTGTAGTCGGGGTTGTCATTTTAGTGGGGGCTATTGTTTCCTTTATCTTTGGGCTCTTTTAA
- a CDS encoding B12-binding domain-containing radical SAM protein yields MNVVLSTLNSKFIHSSLALRYLKAYGQAHGQAYDIVEYTINMPVLHILSDITERNIDVLGFACYIWNIEMTLHVVDMVKAVRPDIKIILGGPEVSFTADEILNRCHAVDYVVQGEGEEAFYQLISALQNGKDGLGEEIPGVRGRHITGQLMGSTEAVEVKDLSTIPFPYVEEDMEDLEHKIIYYESSRGCPFSCQYCLSGNKNTVRFFPQERTFKELQWFIDHKVKQVKFVDRTFNCAPHHHRPLMEFMRDANTETNFHLEMEPELMTEWETNILCETPPGRIQIEVGVQSTHKKTLDAINRYNDWPYIQKAIRPIIEAGRTHVHMDLIVGLPYENKARFGLSFNDLFSLQPHALQIGFLKLLKGSGVRRMKEYQYISDPLAPYEVLTTHVLPYKDIRFLKHFEDVFERFYNSERFRTVFGYIGSKLIKEHTDTSITGEDTATNHVPPMKKYDPSKVKPKKDAFSYFCDMTQAWLDAGNHKVNLKDIDQIEFLYNFFLSKGDKVAAELLQYDTLVSYRGKVRSEAVGLPKQTKELLQEGESFWRNEEIASQYIPNYTFKEWRKIRQQYVEMPMSEDTAHVLGIENVPNTPFTVIIDVNKEVKPFIRPEIEAC; encoded by the coding sequence ATGAACGTAGTTTTATCCACATTAAACTCAAAATTTATACATTCCTCCCTGGCTTTGCGGTATCTGAAAGCCTACGGGCAGGCTCACGGACAGGCATACGATATAGTAGAATATACTATTAATATGCCTGTTTTACATATTCTCAGCGATATTACAGAGCGCAATATAGATGTATTGGGCTTCGCTTGCTATATCTGGAACATTGAAATGACCTTACATGTGGTGGATATGGTGAAAGCCGTTCGACCAGATATTAAAATTATCTTAGGCGGTCCGGAGGTATCTTTCACTGCCGATGAAATTCTAAATCGTTGCCATGCTGTGGATTATGTTGTACAAGGCGAAGGGGAAGAAGCTTTCTACCAACTCATTAGTGCATTACAAAATGGTAAGGATGGATTAGGAGAAGAAATCCCTGGTGTACGGGGCCGCCATATTACAGGTCAACTTATGGGATCCACTGAGGCCGTAGAGGTTAAAGATCTTAGTACCATTCCATTCCCATATGTAGAAGAGGATATGGAGGATTTAGAACATAAAATCATCTATTATGAATCCTCTCGCGGATGTCCATTCTCTTGTCAGTATTGCTTATCTGGTAATAAGAATACAGTGCGGTTCTTCCCACAGGAGAGAACCTTCAAAGAGTTACAATGGTTTATCGACCATAAGGTAAAGCAAGTTAAGTTTGTAGATAGAACATTTAACTGTGCACCACATCACCATCGTCCATTGATGGAATTTATGCGTGATGCCAATACAGAGACGAACTTCCATTTAGAAATGGAACCTGAGCTCATGACGGAATGGGAAACAAATATTCTCTGTGAAACACCGCCAGGGCGTATTCAAATCGAAGTGGGCGTACAAAGTACACATAAGAAAACCTTAGATGCTATTAACCGATATAACGATTGGCCGTACATTCAAAAGGCAATTAGACCTATTATTGAAGCAGGTAGAACTCATGTTCATATGGATTTAATTGTAGGCTTACCTTACGAAAATAAAGCACGATTTGGATTATCCTTCAACGATTTATTTAGCTTACAACCTCATGCGCTGCAAATAGGGTTCTTGAAACTTTTAAAAGGCTCTGGTGTACGCCGCATGAAGGAATACCAATATATTAGTGATCCGTTAGCGCCATATGAGGTACTAACCACTCATGTATTACCTTATAAAGATATACGCTTTTTAAAACACTTTGAAGATGTATTTGAACGCTTCTATAATAGTGAACGCTTTAGAACGGTCTTTGGCTATATTGGTAGCAAGCTCATAAAGGAACATACTGATACATCTATAACTGGTGAGGATACAGCAACAAATCATGTACCACCTATGAAAAAGTATGATCCTTCTAAAGTGAAACCTAAAAAAGATGCCTTTTCTTATTTCTGTGACATGACACAGGCTTGGCTCGATGCTGGAAATCATAAGGTTAATTTGAAAGATATCGACCAAATCGAGTTTTTATATAATTTCTTCTTGTCTAAAGGCGACAAGGTAGCAGCCGAACTATTGCAATATGATACACTTGTTAGCTATCGAGGTAAGGTTCGCAGCGAAGCCGTTGGTTTGCCGAAACAGACAAAGGAACTTTTACAAGAAGGGGAATCATTCTGGCGCAACGAAGAGATTGCATCTCAGTATATTCCAAACTATACCTTCAAAGAATGGCGCAAAATTCGCCAACAATATGTAGAAATGCCAATGTCTGAAGACACGGCACATGTATTAGGTATAGAGAATGTACCTAATACACCATTTACAGTAATTATCGACGTTAATAAAGAGGTAAAACCGTTTATACGTCCTGAAATAGAGGCTTGTTAA
- a CDS encoding TIGR01212 family radical SAM protein (This family includes YhcC from E. coli K-12, an uncharacterized radical SAM protein.), producing the protein MTDTTRPKRYRMVSKYYKETYGEKVYKLPVALPLTCPNRDGSAGVGGCTFCGEIGAGYENRPAWMTVRMQLEENIAHIGPKYKAKKFIPYYQNFSNTYLGLDDFKSYMEQGCIDEAVGIAIATRPDCIADEYLDILADIRDRFHKDIYIELGLQTVNYDTLEKINRGHDLAQFIDAVLRIKRYGFNVTTHMIVNLPWDTIKDTIEGARILSALGVDQVKLHALYIVKNTLMAKWYQEGQFTLISAEEYADRVVNFVRHLHPDIVLQRLVGRAPEDNTLFTNWSMGWWRVQDLIDDKLDELDAHQGDLCDYLNGKAVRKFID; encoded by the coding sequence ATGACCGATACAACGAGACCAAAACGATACCGCATGGTATCTAAATATTATAAAGAAACCTATGGGGAAAAGGTTTATAAATTGCCTGTTGCCTTACCGCTGACGTGTCCAAATCGAGATGGTTCAGCCGGCGTAGGGGGCTGTACCTTTTGTGGTGAAATCGGTGCGGGCTATGAAAATCGTCCTGCTTGGATGACAGTGCGCATGCAATTAGAGGAAAACATTGCTCACATAGGTCCTAAATATAAGGCGAAAAAATTTATACCTTATTATCAAAACTTTAGTAATACCTATTTGGGACTTGATGATTTTAAAAGCTACATGGAGCAAGGCTGCATCGACGAAGCAGTAGGCATTGCTATTGCGACGCGACCAGATTGTATTGCCGATGAATATTTAGACATATTGGCTGACATTAGAGATCGCTTTCATAAGGATATTTATATTGAATTAGGATTGCAAACGGTCAATTATGATACCCTTGAGAAGATTAATCGAGGCCATGATTTAGCACAGTTTATTGATGCTGTATTGCGCATTAAACGATACGGATTTAACGTTACCACACATATGATTGTTAATCTTCCATGGGATACTATAAAGGATACTATTGAAGGAGCCCGTATTTTGTCAGCTCTTGGTGTCGATCAAGTTAAATTACATGCCTTATATATCGTTAAAAATACATTGATGGCTAAGTGGTATCAAGAAGGGCAATTTACTTTAATTAGTGCTGAGGAATATGCTGATCGGGTTGTGAATTTTGTTCGTCACTTGCATCCTGACATTGTATTACAACGTCTTGTAGGCCGAGCACCTGAAGATAATACGTTATTTACGAATTGGTCCATGGGGTGGTGGCGCGTTCAAGATTTAATTGATGATAAGTTAGACGAACTAGATGCTCATCAAGGTGATTTATGTGATTATTTAAACGGCAAAGCCGTTCGTAAGTTTATAGATTAG